CCAAAATTGGTAGGACCAGCTTGTATAAAAGATTTTTTTTCATTGTTTTTCCCCCTTATATAATTAAAATTATTTATAAAACAATTTTTACAAGCAATTTTAATGACTTTAAATAAAAATAGTTTTTATTTTATATTGAAAAATCTGGTTCAACTAAATTTTTGTATATATCTTTTAACGGTTTATAACTAGATATATTATTCTTATCTAGTTTAAGAGATTTCAACTTTTTAAAATTACTTATAGTTGATATATCTGATATTTTGTTATCATTTAGCGCTAAATTTACTATTTCATTTTTATTTGAAAGTATAGAAACATTATTTATTTTATTGTTACTAGCCCAAAGACCTGTCAATTTGTTCATGGTTTCTATTCCTTCTAAATTAGATATGCTGTTATTACAGATATTAAGTTCTTTAATAGATTTTATATTTTTTAATTCTTTAATGTTAGTAAGCTTATTATCACTAATATCTAAATTGGTAAGTTTAACCAAGCTATGCATTGGTTTTATATCTGTTATATTATTATTTGACATATAAAGCTCTCTTAAATTTGTTAGATTTTCTAATCCTTTTAAATTACTTACTTTATTATTGCTAATATCTAATCTTTTTAAGTTTTTTAAATTTTTAACTATTGATACGTCAGGCAAATTACAGTCTATAATTTCTAAATTTTCAAGGCTCTTTAATGTAGATACAACCTCTAAATCTTTTATGTTACAGTGCACCATTTTTAAAGTTTTAATATTATCTTTTCCTTTTAGCTTATCTATGCTTTCTATGCCACTATCAACAATTTCTAATGAGGATATCTTATCTAAATTTTTTACTTGGTCTAAATTTTTTGAACTATTATTTTTGATAACAGTAGATGTTTTACTATCATTGATTTTAGAATCCTCATTTTCTTCCTTTTCTAAAGAATCTTTTTTATTGGAATCTTTATTAGAAGTTTTTTTATCTTTTGTATTATTTTTGGGGGATATTTTTCCGGATTGAACTTTTTCTATATTGTTATCAGTGTGATCTTTTTTAGTTTTATTATGGTTATAAATTAAAAATATAGATGTAATAATAATTAAACAAATTATTATTATAGAAAGTTTCTTTTTATTCATTTTTTCACCTCCTTTTTATTTTAAAATTTTACTTTTTCTGTTTATTATCGCAATTATTGTTTAAAACTTTACATAAAAAGTATAATTTAATATAAATTTATATTAAATATATAAATTTACTATTAGAATCTCTCTTTTTGTTTATCCCATGACTATCCGCTTTAATACTTCCATTTTGTTCAAAGTGGCAGTAAATAGCAAACTTCTAGGATACGGATTTTTCCTAAAGTATAATGACTTCTAAGGAGAAAAACGCCTTAGAAGTCTGTTAATAAGCTTTAGAGGGAATAAAGATTCCCTCTAAAGCTTAGAAATTTGTTTATATGAGATTATAGATTGACAAATTTAAGTATTAAATATATTATATGAGTATAAGTGAATATAATCATTAATAGGTAAAATATGAGGAGGTATGAAATGGATTTAGTGCAAATGTTAAAAGGATTGGGAGATGAAAATAGAATTAGAATATTAAATATATTAAAAAATGGAGAACTCTGTGTATGTGAAATTGAACATATATTAGGAATTACACAATCAAATGCCTCAAGACATCTAACAAAACTAAGTATGCTGAAGATTGTGGGCTATGAAAAGAAAGCTCAATGGGTGTATTATAAATTGAATGAAGAAACTTTGAGGAAGTTTCCATTTATAAAAGAACTTTTAGAAAATGAGCTAAATAAAATAGACACATGTAAACAGGATATAGAAAATTTAATTCAGTTTAAAAAGAGTGGACTTAATTGTGCAAATTTAAAAGATCATAAAAATGAGATATCAAAAGAATGCAAATGTAAAAATAATTAATCCGATGACTATTCGCTCCAATATTCCTATTTTCTTCAAAGTTGGGGCTACTTCCCTGGATGATGATTTCTCCTAAAGGATAACAAATTCTAAGGAATAGAATTTCTAGAAACTCTGGTTAATAAGCTTTAGTTGAAGTAAAAGCTTCCTCTGAAACTAAGAACTCTGTTTATATAGAAAACTAACAATGAAAATAAAAGTAGCATTTATATGTATAGCAAATTTAGATAGGATTCAGATAGAATATAGGTTCTTTAAAAAACATACTAATGAAGATAAAATAAGAAACTTAGTTGATAAAGCTAGAGATTAATTAAATTACATTAATATGAACATAAGGTTTTGCAACTTTTATTTATTATTTGATAATTAAATTAAGGAGTAAAAAATATGAGGAATTTTAAAAAAATAGATGTTAGAAATATTGTTCGCAATAGTTATAAAAAGATAGCTATTGGAGATGTAAAAAGGGGTAAATGTTATGATGGAAGCATTAATCTTAAAAAATCTTCCATAGATATATCCCGTAAAATTGGATATTCTGATGAAGAAATATCAACTGCTCCAGAGGAAGCTAATATGGGATTAGGCTGTGGAAATCCTCAATTAATAGCTAATATAAAAAAAGAGGAAACTGTTATAGACCTTGGCAGTGGGGGAGGATTTGATTGTTTTTTAGCTTCAAAAAAAGTTGGAATTAAGGGATACATTATCGGAGTTGATATGACTTATGAAATGATTAACAAATCAAGAACTATGGCTAAAAAGTATAGATATAAAAATATAGACTTTAGATTAGGTGAAATTGAAAATCTTCCTGTAGCAGATAATACTGCAGATGTAATTATTTCAAATTGTGTTATAAATTTATCTCCCAATAAACAAAGAGTATATAATGAAGCTTGTCGTGTATTAAAAAAAGGCGGTAGAATTGCTATTTCTGATATAGTTCTTATTAGAGAATTAACAAATGAAATGAAGCAGGATGAGAAGCTTTATTGTGGATGAGTCACTGGAGCATCCTCAGTTGAAGAATTAAAAATATATTTAGAAAAGGCTGGTTTTAGTGATATTAGGATTGAAACTCAAAAAGTCTCAAAGGAGTATGCTGAAAAATGGGGACATAACTTAAAAGTTGGAGAATATATTATGTCCGCATCAATAAAAGCAATAAAATTATAAAATTTTTACATGTTACTTATATAATATAAGTTATACTATTTTTTCTATTTTTTCTATTTCATTGTTGAACTATATTTTTAAATGAGGAATCTTTAATAAAGTATATAAGATAATTAGCTCAAAGCGTGTATGCTTATATTTATATAATATCTAATACATAATTAGAAAAACATATAGAAAGAAAGCAGTGCCAAATTATAATATATTTAGCACTGCTTTTTATATGTCTTAAATTATAGCGATAAATAAAGTTTATATTTATATTCTTTAAAACAATTAATTGTTGTTTTTATATTAGAGCGATGTGATTAATTACAAGTTCATATTTAATAAATTCTTCCCCAAAGAGCTGGTGTTTTTGATGGTTCCCAAGTAACTATAGCATTATGAGCTTGAATGCATTTATATTTATAATTATTATAAGTTACTATATCACCAACTTTATAGCTTGTGCCAGGTTTCCATTCCTTAATGTCCTTATCTTCTGTATCACCAGTTTGTTTTTTTACCTTTAAATAACCTTGTTTAATTGAAATTTTTTGTCCATCTTCAGTAGTTATCTTTATTTCGTATGGATAATTTCCTTCAGACAATCTTGAAAAATCTACTGAAAACTTAAAAGCGGCTTTAGATAAGTCATAACCTTTATATTTATTTTCTGGATCATTCAATCTGTCACGTTCAGCATCCATATATTTATATCCATTTAAATATAATTCTATATTATTAATTTTCTTTCCATATACACATTCACCGCTTATATCTTCAGCTTTTGATAATGTTTTAGTATCGTCAAAGTTTACATTATACTTAAGTGATAATTTTTCATCACCAGTTTCACCATCACCAGTTTGCCCATTTATAACAACATCAAAATTAGCAGTATTTCCTAATGTACTAATATTTCTTAAACTTATTCCACTATCTTTTCCATTTGATAAGAATAATTCTTTTGAATCTATGCTTACTTTGTTATAACCTAATGCTGCTCTAGTGAGATCTCCAACGACATTTAAACCTCCATTTGGTCTATATAGATATATTTCATCATCACCACTTGCATTACCTCTACCTGCATAAGCTGTATTAATTCTATAAACCAATAATCCTTCTCCAGGTAAATTTGACTCATATTGTCCTTCTTTTTTTCTGTATTCTACTACAAAATATTCTTGATTAGAATTTGGTGATTTTATTATATAACTATTATTAGCTTCGCTACCTATTTTGCTTATTGAATATTTACCTGGTTTATTTATTTCTTTTATACCATCAACCCATTTCCCATAGTACATTTTCATGTAAGCTCCTGTTGATTGAGGAATAGGAGCAGTTTGATCCATTACATCCCATGGGCCTACAGCAACTTTACCATCGTTATTGTAATGATAAAGATCTGGTGCGCCTAGCGTATGAAACATTTCATGGCTTAAAACTCCAACACCCTGAGTATTTATAAAATCTTCTAATTGGAAATTATAAGTATCTATTCTTTTACCATTTATTCTTACATCATGGTAGAACATATTCCATTTATGTGGCCATAAAAGTGATGACCATTCAGTTGTTGCTCCTTTTATAATAAAGCATACATTATCAACTTTACCATCATTATCTGAGTCTACATTTAAATTACTTGGAATTTGATTTCTAACAGATTCTACAGCATTTTTTAGTAAAGTTTGTTCTTTTGCTGCCCTTTCGTTTTGTGGAACATTAGTATAATAACTTCTTGGATGACTGTCAGTATAACTTAAAATGGTATTCCCATTAGGTTTAGGGTAAAAAGTTGTGTTAATATCAAGTTTGTCATAGGATATTTCTTTAAAATAATTATTTACAGATGCTTGACTTTTTGAATTAAATTGATTATCATATCTGGACAAATTTGTTCTTATTTCATCCTGATCACTAAATTTTATAAAAATAACTATATTATTAAGTTGTCCAATATTTTTTGTCCTTTGAATTGGATTGTCTGCATTGAGTAATTTTCTTTGTTTTTGTATTTCATCTTTGGGAGCTTTAACATCTTTCATATTAACTCTAGCATCAGAATCAATTTGTTTTAAATTTTCAATATTAGTCTTTGTTACTCTTTCTCTAGATGGTTGTACTTTGCTTTTTACATATTTTCCATAGACATAATAACCTGTTTTTTCATCTTTAACTATAGCTCTTCCATCTGAATCATGTAAATAGTTATAGAATTCATCTCCTGATGCGTAACATTGAATAACTTGTCCATCAGGTTGAGTTAATTTTATTTCTGCATCATTTATAGGTGCAGCACTAACTTTTGTACTATTTGCCCCTATAATAGTAGATGATGCAACTAAAACTGGTAAAACCAGTTTGGGTAAAAGATTTTTTTTCATTGTTTTTCCCCCTTTTTTATTTTATATTGAAAAATCTGGTTCAACTAGATTTATATATATATCTTTTAATGAATTATAATTTGATATATTATTCTTATCTAGTTTCAGAGATTTCAATTTTTTAAAATTACTTATAATTGCTATGTCTGATATTTTATTATTATCTAGTGCTAAATTTACTAGTTCATTTTTATTTGAAAGTATAGAAATATTATTTATTTTATTGTTACTAGCCCAAAGACTTATAATTTTATTCATATTTTCTATTCCTCCTAAATCAGATATGTTGTTGTTGCATATATTAAGTTCTTTAATAGATTTCATATTTTTTAATTCTTTAATGCTAGTAATTTTATTATCACTAATATCTAAATTATTTAGTTTAAGTAAGTTATAGATTGGTTTTAGATCTGTTATATTATTGCTTGACATATAAAGCTCTTTTAAATTTGTTAGATTTTCTAATCCCTTTAAATTATTTATTTCATTATTGCTGATATCTAATCTTTTTAAGTTTTTTAAGTTTTTAACTATTGATACATCATTTAATTTACAATCTATAATTTCTAAATTTTCAAGATTTTTTAATGTAGATATAACCTGTAAATCTTTTACATTGCAGTGCACTATTTTTAAAGTTTTAATATTGTCTCTTCCTTTTAATTTGTCTATTTTTTCTATAGCACTATCAACAATTTCTAATGAGGATATTTTATTTAAATTCTTTATATGATCTAAGTTTTTTGAATTATTGTTTTTAATAACAGTAGGGGCTTCATTTTCCTTAGTTTCTGCATCATTTTTTTCTTCTTTTTTAGAGGTTTCCTTATTAGTAGAATTATTTTTAGAATTTTTTACTTTACTTTGAGATGAATTTTTTTCAGATTGAACTTTTTGTATATTTTTATCATTAGAAGTAATTTTAGTTTTATTGTGATTATAAATTAAAACGGTAGATGTAATTATAATTAGACAAAATATGATTAAAAAAAGCTTTTTCTTCTTCACTTTTTCCACCTCCATTTTCGGAATATTTTTACTATTTATTGTTAGTATACCAATTTCTACTTATTATTTCAATTATTTCTCAAAAATTTATATAAAGTTATATAGAGACTACTCGCTTTAATATTTCCATCTTTTTAAAAGTGAAAGTATTAAAGCGAGTAGTCTCTTGATAAGGGTTTGTAAGATTTGATAGAAGCAAAAACTTCCTCTGTAGATTAGAATTTTCTTTATATTAGATAAAAAAGTAAACAATATTCATGTACTTTTCAAATCACAGTGTATTTAGTAGGGGCAAAAATAATAACTATAAAAGATATAGACAGTGTATAGTCTTATTTCAATAAAAAGATAGGAAAATAGATTACTTAACATATAGTAGATATCTATACTATGTTAAGTCATTATGATTTTTAGTTTCTATCATCAACTTAGTAATATAATGTTTTTGTTCTTTTTCGGAAATATCAGAAATTAAGTATTCTTCAAAGGAATAGTCTCCTAAAACAATTCCATTTTCATCTGCATAATTTAATAGTTTTTCGTAGCCATAGCATAAATCATCGTAAAAACCCTCAAAGTATCCACAGAGATAAACACCTGATTTCCTAATTATTGTTTTACCTGGTATAGTGGATTTGGTTTTTATATATAAATAAGAAAGGTTTGTAAACTTGTTTTTTCTAAGGTTTTCTACAGATATAACACCACCTACAGATTCCTGTACTATAATACCAAGATTTTTACAAAATTTAATATACTCTTGCATAAAGCTAGCAAAACTTTTATTTGTTGAATCCTCCATATTATCTGATGGAAGAATAATTTCTTGAGGCAGTGTTTCTAAATAAATTTCATTAGTACGATTCATACCTTCTATGGTCATAGCTTTCATACTATAAATCATTTCCTGTATATCTTCAAAATATTTTATTTTTTCAGCTACTTCTTTACTTTTTTCTTCTAATAAATCTAGGAAGATAGATGGATTTCGCTTTTCAAGATAGATTTTTATATCTTTTAAAGACATTCCAATTTTTTTTAGGTTTAATATAACAGAAAGTGTAAAATACTGATGATAGGAGTAATAACGATAGCCGTTTTTCTTAATAATTTTTGGCTTAAATAGACCAATATCCTCATAGTGAAACAAAACATGTTTTTCAACATTACACATTTTAGCGAATTCTCCAGTGGTAAAATATTTTTCTTGCATTTTTTTAAATCTCCTCTTGACTATAAGGTAACATTATAGTTTATCATAATATATGTTGATGGGGAAATCAAGGATTGATTTTACAAAAAATCGCTGACAAAAGAGAGGTTGAATATGAAGTTAATTTTACAGTATTTAAAAAAGTATAAGCTATATTTATTTTTGAATATTTTAGCTGTGTTCGGATTTGCTGTAGCAGAGCTTGGAATTCCTACAATTGTCTCTAATATGATAGATCGAGGCATTGTATTGAAAGATAGAATGTATATTTATAAATTAGGTATTATTATTTTAATTGTGGCAATTATAGGTGGCATTGGAAATATTGTATTAGCCTATTGTAGTTCTAAAGTAAGTACATCAATTACAAGAGATATTAGAAATGATATCTTTAAAAAAGCTCAACAATTTTCTCATAGAGAGTATAATAAGTTTGGTGTATCTAGTATGATTACTAGAACTACTAATGATGCATTTATTCTTATGCAGTTTATTAATGTGCTTTTAAGAATGGCATTGTTAACGCCTATAATGATTTTAATCAGTATGTTTATGGTAATAAAAACAAGTCTTACATTATCTATGGTAATTGGAGGATGTATTCCTATTATATGTTTTGGAGTATATCTTATTGCTAGAACTAGTAATCCAATTAGCACTAGGCAACAAAAGGGAATGGACAAATTGAATCGAATTACAAGAGAGAACTTAACAGGTGTTAGAGTTATTCGTGCTTTTAGAAAAGACAACTATGAAACTCATAGATTTCATGAAGCAAATGAAGATTATGCATACAATGCTAAAAAGTTGTTTAAGCTGATGTCTGTTGCACAGCCAGCTTTTTTCTTATTATTAAATCTTGCTGTTGTAATTGTATTTATCTTGTCTAGCAAAATGATTGATATGGGAACACTACAGGTAGGAAAATTAGTAGCATTTCAGGAATATATGTTCCATGCCATGTTTTCTATGATGTTATTTTCTATGATATTTGTTATGTATCCTCGTGCAGAGATTAGTGCAAGACGTATTCAGGAGTTATTGGAGGAAGAGCCGATTATTAAAAATCCACAAAATCCAGTAACAAAAGGAAAAGAAGAAGGAACCTTAGAATTTGATCATGTAACTTTTCAATATCCTGATGGTGAGGTTCCAGTTTTACAAGATATAAGTTTTCAGGCAAAGAAGGGGGATAAAATTGCTTTTATTGGAAGTACAGGAAGCGGTAAAAGTACGTTAATAAATCTTATTCCCAGATTCTATGATGTTACTGAAGGCAGTATTAAAGTAGATGGAGTAGATGTTAGAAAATATGACTTAGTATCATTACGCAAAAAAATTGGCTTTATTCCACAAAAAGCACTACTTTTTTCTGGAAGTATAAATGAAAATATTCGATATGGAAAACATGATGCGGTGCATCCTGAAATAGAACATAGCGCTAAAGTTTCTCAAGCTTATGATTTTATTAAAGATAAGCCAGGTAAGTTTGATGAAATTATAGAAGAGGGAGGTAGTAACGTATCTGGTGGACAAAAACAAAGGTTAAGTATTGCAAGAGCTATTGTAAGAAAGCCGGATATATATATTTTTGATGATTCCTTTTCTGCATTAGATTCTAAAACAGATGCTAAATTGAGAAATAAATTAAAAAGTGAAACTACAGAGGCTATTACCTTGATTGTTGCCCAAAAAGTATCCTCAATTATAGATTCTACTAAAATTATTGTGTTAAACGAAGGAAAAGTGGTTGGCATAGGAACTCATAAGCAGTTATTAAAAGGCTGTAAAGTTTATTATGAAATAGCAGCTAGCCAAATGTCAAAGGAGGAATTAAAACGATGAAGAATAAAAACACGGGTATTAAACGTTTGATTCCATATTTGAATAAATATAAGACTAAGATTATCTTAGCAATATTATTAATTATTGTAGCTTCATGCTTAATTGCATTAAGTCCAACTTTAGAGGGTATGATTACTACTCAATTATTCTCTGATGTCACAAAAGGACAAAAAATAAATTTTGCGAGAATCAATAAAATTATTTTAATTCTAATTTGTATCTATGCTGCAGGAGCTTTAAGCAATTGTGCCTATCAATTCTTATTAACAGATGCAATACAAAGTGCCATGGTGGATTTAAGAAATGATGTAGAAGGTAAAATTAGAAAACTTCCTATAGCATATTTTGACAAAAATACCTTAGGAGATATTTTAAGTCGAGCATCTAATGATGTAGAAACTATTTCTAATGCACTTCAACAAAGCTTTGCTCAAGTTTTAAATGCTATTTTAGGTTTGAGTCTTGCAGTATTTATGATGTTTAAGATTCAATGGGTAATGGCTCTATCTTCAATAGCAATTATTGGGACTTCAATTATTATATCAAAGATAATTGTAAAAAAGTCTCAACCGATATTTGAAAAACAACAAAACGCGCTAGGAAATTTAAATGGAATTGTTCAAGAAAAATTTACGGGATTTAATGAAATTAAATTGTTTGGAAAGGAAAATGATGCATTAAAAGAGTTTATGGGTGCTAATGATGAGCTATGTGAAAATGGATTTAAAGCTCAGTTTATTAGCGGTTTAATGTCTCCTTTAGTAGCTTTTGTAACTTATATTGGAATTGGATGTGTAGCTATTATAGGTTCCTTTTATGCTATAACAGGTACTATTACTGTAGGACAGCTTCAGGCCTTTATCCGCTATATATGGCAGGTAAATCAACCTATGTCCCAAATTACTCAGTTATCTTCAGCAATACAGGCCTCTGTAGCAGCGGTACACAGAGTTTTTGAATTCTTAAATGAAGAGGAAGAATCTGAAGGAGTAGAATTAACAAAATCCAATAAAAAAGTTTATGGTAATGTATCTTTTGAAAATGTAGAGTTTTCGTATACAAAAGAGAAGCCTTTACTTCATGATTTAAATGTACAAGTAAAAAGCGGCCAGATGGTTGCTATAGTAGGTCCTACAGGAGTAGGGAAAACCACATTAATCAATCTACTAATGAGATTTTATGATGTCACTGGTGGATCAATCAAGATAGATGGTGTAGATATTCAGCATATGAAACGAGATGATCTGAGAGCAAAATTCGGAATGGTTCTTCAGGATACCTGGCTCTTTAATGGCAGTATTAAAGAAAATATAGCCTATGGTAAAGAAGGAGCCACTGAAGAAGAAATCATAGATGCAGCTAAGATAGCAAATGTACACCACTTTATAACTACCCTTCCTGAGGGCTACAACATGATACTAAATGAAGAGGCTAGCAACATCTCTCAAGGAGAAAAACAACTTTTGACTATAGCTCGCTCTATCCTTTGTGATCCGCCTATCATGATTTTGGATGAAGCCACTAGCTCTGTGGACACAAGGCTGGAACAAAAGCTCCAAGATGCCATGAGAAACATTATGAAGGGCAGAACTTCTTTTGTAATTGCTCACAGATTGTCTACAATAAAAAATGCAGATTTAATCTTGGTAATGAGGGATGGAAATATTGTTGAGCAAGGAACACACAATGAGTTACTGGAGAGTAAAGGATATTATGAACAGCTTTACCATGCCCAATTTGGCGATTTGGATATGGAGTAATAGTGCTATCCTATATTTATTAAGCTCACATATAAAGGTATAATATTCATATGAATGATAACTTTTAAATTTTTATAAAAAATAATAAAGAATCACCTTTTATAGTATAAAATTAATTAACTATAAAAGGTGGTTTATTTATGCCTAATAATGAAAGATATATTAAAGTGTAAATCTTTTTATATAACAAAAGGTAGCTTTTGCAATTTTAAATCATAAATAAAATTCACTTATTTATGATTAATAGAATAAACTTATAATGAAAGAATTTTATTATAAGAGGTAT
Above is a window of Clostridium sporogenes DNA encoding:
- a CDS encoding leucine-rich repeat domain-containing protein; this translates as MNKKKLSIIIICLIIITSIFLIYNHNKTKKDHTDNNIEKVQSGKISPKNNTKDKKTSNKDSNKKDSLEKEENEDSKINDSKTSTVIKNNSSKNLDQVKNLDKISSLEIVDSGIESIDKLKGKDNIKTLKMVHCNIKDLEVVSTLKSLENLEIIDCNLPDVSIVKNLKNLKRLDISNNKVSNLKGLENLTNLRELYMSNNNITDIKPMHSLVKLTNLDISDNKLTNIKELKNIKSIKELNICNNSISNLEGIETMNKLTGLWASNNKINNVSILSNKNEIVNLALNDNKISDISTISNFKKLKSLKLDKNNISSYKPLKDIYKNLVEPDFSI
- a CDS encoding metalloregulator ArsR/SmtB family transcription factor, with the protein product MDLVQMLKGLGDENRIRILNILKNGELCVCEIEHILGITQSNASRHLTKLSMLKIVGYEKKAQWVYYKLNEETLRKFPFIKELLENELNKIDTCKQDIENLIQFKKSGLNCANLKDHKNEISKECKCKNN
- the arsM gene encoding arsenite methyltransferase — encoded protein: MRNFKKIDVRNIVRNSYKKIAIGDVKRGKCYDGSINLKKSSIDISRKIGYSDEEISTAPEEANMGLGCGNPQLIANIKKEETVIDLGSGGGFDCFLASKKVGIKGYIIGVDMTYEMINKSRTMAKKYRYKNIDFRLGEIENLPVADNTADVIISNCVINLSPNKQRVYNEACRVLKKGGRIAISDIVLIRELTNEMKQDEKLYCGUVTGASSVEELKIYLEKAGFSDIRIETQKVSKEYAEKWGHNLKVGEYIMSASIKAIKL
- a CDS encoding M6 family metalloprotease domain-containing protein, with amino-acid sequence MKKNLLPKLVLPVLVASSTIIGANSTKVSAAPINDAEIKLTQPDGQVIQCYASGDEFYNYLHDSDGRAIVKDEKTGYYVYGKYVKSKVQPSRERVTKTNIENLKQIDSDARVNMKDVKAPKDEIQKQRKLLNADNPIQRTKNIGQLNNIVIFIKFSDQDEIRTNLSRYDNQFNSKSQASVNNYFKEISYDKLDINTTFYPKPNGNTILSYTDSHPRSYYTNVPQNERAAKEQTLLKNAVESVRNQIPSNLNVDSDNDGKVDNVCFIIKGATTEWSSLLWPHKWNMFYHDVRINGKRIDTYNFQLEDFINTQGVGVLSHEMFHTLGAPDLYHYNNDGKVAVGPWDVMDQTAPIPQSTGAYMKMYYGKWVDGIKEINKPGKYSISKIGSEANNSYIIKSPNSNQEYFVVEYRKKEGQYESNLPGEGLLVYRINTAYAGRGNASGDDEIYLYRPNGGLNVVGDLTRAALGYNKVSIDSKELFLSNGKDSGISLRNISTLGNTANFDVVINGQTGDGETGDEKLSLKYNVNFDDTKTLSKAEDISGECVYGKKINNIELYLNGYKYMDAERDRLNDPENKYKGYDLSKAAFKFSVDFSRLSEGNYPYEIKITTEDGQKISIKQGYLKVKKQTGDTEDKDIKEWKPGTSYKVGDIVTYNNYKYKCIQAHNAIVTWEPSKTPALWGRIY
- a CDS encoding leucine-rich repeat domain-containing protein, which translates into the protein MKKKKLFLIIFCLIIITSTVLIYNHNKTKITSNDKNIQKVQSEKNSSQSKVKNSKNNSTNKETSKKEEKNDAETKENEAPTVIKNNNSKNLDHIKNLNKISSLEIVDSAIEKIDKLKGRDNIKTLKIVHCNVKDLQVISTLKNLENLEIIDCKLNDVSIVKNLKNLKRLDISNNEINNLKGLENLTNLKELYMSSNNITDLKPIYNLLKLNNLDISDNKITSIKELKNMKSIKELNICNNNISDLGGIENMNKIISLWASNNKINNISILSNKNELVNLALDNNKISDIAIISNFKKLKSLKLDKNNISNYNSLKDIYINLVEPDFSI
- a CDS encoding MerR family transcriptional regulator, with the translated sequence MQEKYFTTGEFAKMCNVEKHVLFHYEDIGLFKPKIIKKNGYRYYSYHQYFTLSVILNLKKIGMSLKDIKIYLEKRNPSIFLDLLEEKSKEVAEKIKYFEDIQEMIYSMKAMTIEGMNRTNEIYLETLPQEIILPSDNMEDSTNKSFASFMQEYIKFCKNLGIIVQESVGGVISVENLRKNKFTNLSYLYIKTKSTIPGKTIIRKSGVYLCGYFEGFYDDLCYGYEKLLNYADENGIVLGDYSFEEYLISDISEKEQKHYITKLMIETKNHNDLT
- a CDS encoding ABC transporter ATP-binding protein/permease, which produces MKLILQYLKKYKLYLFLNILAVFGFAVAELGIPTIVSNMIDRGIVLKDRMYIYKLGIIILIVAIIGGIGNIVLAYCSSKVSTSITRDIRNDIFKKAQQFSHREYNKFGVSSMITRTTNDAFILMQFINVLLRMALLTPIMILISMFMVIKTSLTLSMVIGGCIPIICFGVYLIARTSNPISTRQQKGMDKLNRITRENLTGVRVIRAFRKDNYETHRFHEANEDYAYNAKKLFKLMSVAQPAFFLLLNLAVVIVFILSSKMIDMGTLQVGKLVAFQEYMFHAMFSMMLFSMIFVMYPRAEISARRIQELLEEEPIIKNPQNPVTKGKEEGTLEFDHVTFQYPDGEVPVLQDISFQAKKGDKIAFIGSTGSGKSTLINLIPRFYDVTEGSIKVDGVDVRKYDLVSLRKKIGFIPQKALLFSGSINENIRYGKHDAVHPEIEHSAKVSQAYDFIKDKPGKFDEIIEEGGSNVSGGQKQRLSIARAIVRKPDIYIFDDSFSALDSKTDAKLRNKLKSETTEAITLIVAQKVSSIIDSTKIIVLNEGKVVGIGTHKQLLKGCKVYYEIAASQMSKEELKR
- a CDS encoding ABC transporter ATP-binding protein/permease; translated protein: MKNKNTGIKRLIPYLNKYKTKIILAILLIIVASCLIALSPTLEGMITTQLFSDVTKGQKINFARINKIILILICIYAAGALSNCAYQFLLTDAIQSAMVDLRNDVEGKIRKLPIAYFDKNTLGDILSRASNDVETISNALQQSFAQVLNAILGLSLAVFMMFKIQWVMALSSIAIIGTSIIISKIIVKKSQPIFEKQQNALGNLNGIVQEKFTGFNEIKLFGKENDALKEFMGANDELCENGFKAQFISGLMSPLVAFVTYIGIGCVAIIGSFYAITGTITVGQLQAFIRYIWQVNQPMSQITQLSSAIQASVAAVHRVFEFLNEEEESEGVELTKSNKKVYGNVSFENVEFSYTKEKPLLHDLNVQVKSGQMVAIVGPTGVGKTTLINLLMRFYDVTGGSIKIDGVDIQHMKRDDLRAKFGMVLQDTWLFNGSIKENIAYGKEGATEEEIIDAAKIANVHHFITTLPEGYNMILNEEASNISQGEKQLLTIARSILCDPPIMILDEATSSVDTRLEQKLQDAMRNIMKGRTSFVIAHRLSTIKNADLILVMRDGNIVEQGTHNELLESKGYYEQLYHAQFGDLDME